In one Rhinopithecus roxellana isolate Shanxi Qingling chromosome 1, ASM756505v1, whole genome shotgun sequence genomic region, the following are encoded:
- the ROPN1 gene encoding ropporin-1A, with the protein MAQTEKPTCIPPQLPKMLKEFAKAAIRAQPQDLIQWAADYFEALCREMPPVRERSEQAALCNWTELTPELLKVLHSQVAGRLIVHAEELAQMWKVVNLPTDLFNSVMNVGRFTEEIEWLKFLALACSALGVTITKTLKIVCEVLSCDHNGGLPRIPFSTFQFLYTYIAEVDGEISASHVSRMLNYIEQEVIGPDGIITVNDFTQNPRVRLE; encoded by the exons ATGGCTCAGACAGAGAAGCCAACATGCATCCCGCCGCAGCTGCCGAAGATGCTGAAGGAGTTTGCCAAAGCCGCCATTCGGGCGCAGCCGCAGGACCTCATCCAGTGGGCAGCCGA TTATTTTGAGGCCCTATGTAGAGAGATGCCTCCGGTGAGAGAGCGGTCTGAGCAAGCTGCTTTGTGTAACTGGACAGAACTAACACCTGAGCTGTTAAAGGTCCTGCATTCTCAG GTTGCTGGGAGACTGATCGTCCATGCAGAGGAGCTGGCCCAGATGTGGAAAGTGGTGAATCTTCCAACAGATCTGTTTAATAGTGTGATGAATGTGGGTCGCTTCACGGAGGAGATCGAGTGGCTGAAGTTTTTAGCCCTTGCTTGCAGCGCTCTGGGAGTT ACTATTACCAAAACTCTCAAGATAGTGTGTGAGGTCTTATCATGTGACCATAATGGTGGGTTGCCCCGGATCCCGTTCAGCACCTTCCAGTTTCTCTACACGTATATTGCCGAAGTGGATGGGGAGATCTCTGCATCACACGTCAGCAGGATGCTAAACTACATAGAACAGGAAGT AATTGGTCCTGATGGTATAATCACGGTGAATGACTTTACCCAAAACCCCAGGGTTCGACTGGAGTAA